In Horticoccus luteus, the following proteins share a genomic window:
- a CDS encoding WD40 repeat domain-containing serine/threonine protein kinase, which translates to MADADSAPPFNSSPSRSPLPCPRCGQPLGQPFPGSALCARCASARILAHALSDEPDSMPPFALPGDASGPARIGPYTIISELGRGGMGIVYLAQHAQLGRIVALKTIHCGGTASSALEMRFLREAQTVAQLRHPHIVTVHDAGQADHHAYFAMDFVEGGDLAQRLRAQRQFEPRTAALLMQQVAAAIAYSHGEGVLHRDLKPSNILLAGDAPLVADFGLAAQPDSGASLTGAMIVLGTPHYSAPEVLRGPDLGARGAPADIYALGVILYELLAGRTPFAGASPGELPALVATTEPPPLRLLAPQVPRDLETICRCCLAIEPAQRYSSARALAEDLRHYLAGEPIVARPISPLGQLWRWTRRRPHLAAVWALSLLLAIGSTVAAFGLNRARLQTAAAAARAETALAAARQSEQLARSRLRGAKFAEARARRATAEPGRRTAILAALAEADAVEPGRDLRDEAMAALMLPEFIPTRRWIVAADSPVIATVDPTGRVAAIEDLVPSGDRRQPLSLRRWGETASFAQLDVPGTTPAGPAHFSGDGLLIAARYHDESIRVWRTADGRALPALQHQPLPEATSANPELNDDVDFTPDHTALCVGQPGGGLTWRRLSDGAELARSPGEIRFSTVRCSPDGRRVAACSLAVAQPHQLYLYAQPGTAPERIFTLASAPRSLAWSTDGTLLIVAQSDNSVTIFDVAEGRVVQSFNASQWRSQAVDFLGGRTFVTLSNSGSAVHVFDFALNREAGEFPSVGPGGLTRDQSGNGFYLTSLEGEITYWELHPPVGFRLLLLPDVAGYEFSGDAGGLDFSNDGRWAASAHGRFAALRDVATGAFVGELDGGPAEGPQFSSVMFNQEGTALLRCSTTTGLRRHTLSNDAHGRLQIGPAATLDPEPGFVLTAHTTDRRLVVLINRYTGDVKVLDLSGPASRLVSRWRTPGVYHGSLNPDGTELLLNCNGLGPDAASMRLSVHRVADGRLIAEPVAPVSCDTAWSADGRTALTSAGLTETILWNAATWTRRAVLPAGLGGNTTTFAIAPDSSYAVVCRESHIYLVDLRDGRVRATLTAPGAPGLATAVRFLPDGAHFAVLWPDGRLDLFEPAALNAALAVARIR; encoded by the coding sequence ATGGCTGACGCCGACTCCGCGCCCCCCTTCAACTCGTCGCCCTCGCGTTCGCCGCTGCCGTGCCCGCGTTGCGGCCAGCCGCTCGGCCAGCCTTTTCCTGGCTCCGCCTTGTGCGCGCGTTGCGCGAGCGCCCGCATCCTCGCGCACGCGCTCTCCGACGAACCCGATTCGATGCCGCCCTTCGCGCTCCCCGGCGATGCCAGCGGCCCCGCGCGCATCGGCCCCTACACGATCATCAGCGAACTCGGCCGGGGCGGCATGGGCATCGTTTACCTCGCCCAACACGCTCAACTCGGCCGCATCGTCGCGCTGAAAACCATTCATTGTGGCGGCACGGCGAGCTCCGCGTTGGAAATGCGTTTTCTCCGCGAGGCGCAAACCGTCGCGCAACTGCGCCATCCGCACATCGTCACCGTGCACGACGCCGGCCAGGCCGACCACCACGCGTATTTCGCGATGGATTTCGTCGAGGGCGGCGACCTCGCGCAACGACTCCGCGCGCAACGGCAGTTCGAACCGCGCACCGCCGCGTTGCTCATGCAACAAGTCGCCGCCGCCATCGCCTACAGCCACGGCGAAGGCGTTCTCCACCGCGACTTGAAGCCGTCGAACATCCTGCTCGCGGGCGATGCTCCGCTCGTCGCCGACTTCGGCCTCGCCGCGCAACCCGACTCCGGCGCCAGCCTCACCGGCGCGATGATCGTGCTCGGTACTCCGCACTATTCCGCCCCGGAAGTGCTGCGCGGCCCCGACCTCGGTGCGCGCGGCGCCCCCGCCGATATCTACGCGCTGGGCGTGATCCTCTACGAATTGCTCGCCGGCCGGACTCCCTTTGCGGGCGCCTCGCCGGGCGAACTGCCCGCGCTCGTCGCCACCACCGAGCCGCCTCCACTGCGCCTGCTCGCCCCGCAGGTGCCCCGCGACTTGGAAACAATCTGCCGCTGCTGCCTCGCGATCGAACCCGCGCAACGTTACTCCAGCGCCCGCGCCCTCGCCGAAGACCTGCGGCATTATCTCGCGGGCGAACCCATCGTCGCCCGCCCGATTTCTCCGCTCGGCCAACTCTGGCGCTGGACCCGCCGCCGCCCGCATCTCGCCGCAGTGTGGGCGTTGTCGCTGCTCCTCGCGATCGGCTCCACCGTCGCCGCTTTCGGCCTCAACCGTGCCCGCCTGCAAACCGCCGCCGCCGCCGCCCGCGCCGAAACCGCCCTCGCCGCCGCCCGGCAATCCGAACAGCTCGCCCGCTCCCGGTTGCGCGGCGCGAAGTTCGCCGAGGCCCGCGCCCGCCGCGCCACCGCCGAACCCGGCCGCCGCACCGCCATCCTCGCCGCGCTCGCGGAAGCCGATGCCGTTGAACCCGGCCGCGATTTGCGCGACGAAGCCATGGCGGCGCTCATGCTGCCCGAATTTATCCCGACGCGGCGCTGGATCGTCGCGGCCGACTCGCCCGTCATCGCAACCGTCGATCCCACGGGACGCGTGGCGGCAATCGAAGACCTCGTCCCCTCGGGCGATCGCCGCCAGCCGCTCTCGCTCCGCCGCTGGGGCGAGACCGCCTCGTTCGCCCAACTCGACGTGCCCGGCACCACGCCCGCCGGCCCCGCGCATTTCAGCGGCGACGGTCTCCTGATCGCCGCGCGCTATCATGACGAAAGTATCCGCGTGTGGCGCACGGCCGACGGCCGCGCGTTGCCGGCGTTGCAGCATCAACCGCTTCCCGAGGCGACTTCCGCCAATCCGGAGTTGAACGACGACGTGGATTTCACACCTGATCACACCGCGCTCTGTGTCGGTCAGCCCGGCGGCGGCCTCACCTGGCGGCGGCTCTCGGATGGCGCAGAGCTGGCCCGGTCGCCGGGCGAAATCCGTTTTTCAACCGTCCGTTGCTCGCCCGACGGCCGTCGCGTCGCCGCGTGTTCCCTCGCCGTTGCCCAGCCTCACCAGCTCTATCTTTACGCCCAACCAGGCACTGCGCCCGAACGCATCTTCACTCTCGCGAGCGCGCCGCGTTCACTCGCCTGGTCGACCGACGGCACTCTCCTCATCGTCGCGCAAAGCGACAACAGTGTGACGATTTTCGACGTCGCCGAGGGCCGCGTCGTGCAATCGTTCAACGCCTCCCAATGGCGATCCCAAGCGGTCGATTTTCTCGGCGGCCGGACATTCGTCACGCTCTCCAACAGTGGTTCGGCGGTGCACGTTTTCGATTTCGCCCTCAATCGCGAAGCCGGGGAGTTTCCCTCGGTCGGCCCCGGCGGACTCACGCGTGACCAAAGCGGCAACGGTTTTTACCTGACTTCCCTCGAAGGCGAAATCACCTACTGGGAACTGCACCCGCCCGTCGGTTTTCGCCTGCTCCTTCTGCCGGACGTGGCGGGTTACGAATTCAGTGGCGATGCCGGCGGACTCGACTTCAGCAACGACGGGCGCTGGGCCGCCTCGGCGCACGGTCGTTTCGCCGCCCTGCGCGACGTGGCGACTGGCGCCTTTGTGGGAGAGCTGGACGGCGGACCGGCGGAGGGTCCGCAGTTTTCGAGCGTGATGTTCAACCAGGAAGGCACTGCCCTGTTGCGCTGCTCCACCACCACCGGCCTCCGGCGCCACACGCTCTCGAACGACGCCCACGGCCGCCTCCAAATCGGCCCCGCCGCCACGCTCGACCCGGAGCCCGGCTTCGTCCTCACCGCGCACACCACGGATCGCCGCCTCGTGGTTTTGATCAACCGCTACACCGGCGACGTCAAGGTGCTCGATCTCAGCGGCCCGGCGTCGCGGCTCGTCAGCCGCTGGCGCACGCCGGGCGTTTATCACGGCTCGCTGAATCCCGATGGCACCGAGCTCCTTCTCAATTGCAACGGTCTCGGCCCCGACGCGGCGTCGATGCGGCTCAGTGTCCATCGCGTCGCCGACGGCCGCCTGATCGCCGAACCGGTCGCACCGGTTTCCTGCGACACCGCGTGGAGCGCCGACGGTCGCACCGCCCTCACGTCGGCGGGTTTGACCGAAACCATTCTCTGGAACGCCGCCACTTGGACGCGCCGCGCCGTCCTGCCCGCCGGACTCGGCGGCAACACCACGACGTTCGCCATCGCCCCGGACAGCAGCTACGCCGTCGTCTGCCGCGAATCGCATATTTATCTGGTCGACCTGCGCGATGGTCGCGTGCGCGCCACGCTGACCGCCCCCGGCGCGCCCGGTCTCGCCACCGCCGTCCGCTTCCTGCCCGACGGCGCTCATTTCGCGGTGCTCTGGCCCGATGGCCGGCTGGATCTTTTCGAACCCGCCGCGCTCAACGCCGCGCTCGCCGTCGCTCGCATCCGGTAG
- a CDS encoding Ig-like domain-containing protein — MKLPLPPLLPSAALALLLGAIPFAGAATYDVGLGAGQLPTLASVPWAYLQPGDIVNINAKPGGYHEIIQLSASGTAARGILIRGIPDPVTGALPVIDGDGAVMDPHVDFRSAVFEPWGLIIVSPRAAGYVYGKTFPSYITIESLDLRNALYDPSGVRHFTDQHGATRLFDHFACGIYIEFAQHLTIRGCEISFNGNGIFANSKNGPAQSSADLLIEKNYLHDNGQPAIAGQTNGYAEHNIYVESAGVVYQYNRFGSLRPFCHGCMIKDRSSGTVIRYNEVDSSTVGDVFAILDPQGGAGYLDHQADYRDAFVYGNIVTLRPATDGSLGGNLVWFAACNGPSSYATQHRGTLYFYHNTIANHRAGIGAFSLTDPAYTGASATLEKVDVRNNVFFTDTAIQNNVYNAFHFAVTNTVTTIDLGMNWVSPGTQANWINHGSKTVVTGWAHLIVGDFAGKNNPNFVSLISPDYNLTGGSDSIDAAGPLAPAALGKGFIVDQAYAAPQSSVPRAVLGAQPDLGALETSATYTSPALNHVPVAEPFSLNLIGLAPAAVTLAGSDADGDPLAFAFTKVGVIGTLTGSAPNLVCTPTPGVTGCMIVGYTVDDGLATSAPGFIFISFNDPSNPPPAVTLDAPLANAVVNKSTTVTLAATANDPDGIKRVDFFVGSTRVGSVTAAPYQFNWSSATPGRYQIVAKAYDNLNASSYTQPIFITVQ, encoded by the coding sequence ATGAAACTCCCGTTGCCTCCTCTCCTTCCGAGCGCCGCCCTCGCGCTGCTCCTTGGCGCCATCCCGTTTGCCGGGGCGGCCACTTACGATGTCGGCCTTGGCGCCGGCCAGCTTCCGACGCTCGCCAGCGTGCCGTGGGCCTACCTCCAGCCCGGCGATATCGTGAACATCAACGCCAAGCCCGGCGGCTATCACGAAATCATCCAGCTCTCCGCCTCCGGCACCGCCGCGCGGGGCATCCTCATCCGCGGCATTCCCGATCCTGTCACGGGCGCGCTGCCGGTCATCGATGGCGACGGTGCCGTGATGGATCCGCACGTGGACTTCCGCAGCGCCGTCTTCGAACCATGGGGCCTCATCATCGTCTCCCCGCGCGCGGCCGGCTACGTTTACGGCAAGACGTTTCCTTCTTACATCACGATCGAATCGCTCGATCTGCGCAACGCCCTCTACGACCCGTCGGGCGTCCGCCATTTCACCGATCAACACGGCGCCACACGCCTCTTCGATCATTTTGCGTGCGGCATCTATATCGAGTTCGCGCAACACCTCACGATCCGCGGGTGCGAAATCAGTTTCAACGGCAACGGCATCTTCGCCAACTCCAAGAACGGCCCCGCCCAGTCCTCCGCCGATCTCCTCATCGAGAAAAATTATCTCCACGACAACGGCCAGCCCGCAATCGCCGGCCAGACCAACGGCTACGCCGAGCATAACATCTACGTCGAATCCGCGGGCGTCGTTTACCAATACAACCGCTTCGGCTCGCTCCGTCCGTTCTGCCACGGCTGCATGATCAAGGACCGCTCGTCCGGCACCGTCATCCGCTACAACGAGGTCGACAGCTCCACCGTCGGCGATGTGTTCGCCATCCTCGACCCGCAAGGCGGCGCCGGCTACCTCGACCACCAAGCCGACTACCGCGACGCCTTCGTCTATGGCAATATCGTCACGCTCCGGCCCGCGACCGACGGCTCGCTCGGCGGCAACCTCGTCTGGTTCGCTGCTTGCAACGGTCCCTCCTCCTACGCGACCCAGCACCGCGGCACGCTGTATTTTTATCACAACACCATCGCCAATCACCGCGCTGGCATCGGCGCTTTCTCCCTCACCGATCCCGCCTACACCGGCGCCTCCGCCACGCTCGAAAAAGTCGACGTCCGCAACAACGTCTTCTTCACCGACACCGCGATCCAAAACAACGTGTATAACGCGTTCCATTTCGCCGTCACCAACACCGTCACGACCATCGATCTCGGGATGAACTGGGTCAGCCCCGGCACGCAGGCCAACTGGATCAACCACGGTTCCAAAACCGTCGTCACGGGCTGGGCTCATCTCATCGTCGGCGATTTTGCCGGTAAAAATAATCCCAACTTCGTGTCGCTCATCTCCCCCGATTACAATCTCACCGGCGGGTCCGATTCGATCGACGCCGCCGGTCCGCTCGCTCCCGCCGCGCTGGGTAAAGGCTTCATCGTCGACCAGGCCTACGCCGCCCCGCAATCGTCCGTTCCGCGCGCTGTCCTCGGCGCTCAGCCCGATCTCGGCGCACTTGAGACGAGTGCCACCTACACCTCGCCCGCCTTAAACCACGTGCCCGTCGCGGAGCCGTTCTCGCTCAACCTCATCGGCCTCGCCCCCGCGGCCGTCACCCTCGCGGGCTCCGACGCCGATGGTGATCCGCTCGCGTTCGCGTTCACGAAGGTCGGCGTCATCGGCACGCTCACCGGTTCCGCGCCGAACCTCGTCTGCACGCCGACCCCCGGCGTGACCGGCTGCATGATCGTCGGCTATACCGTCGACGACGGCCTGGCGACCTCCGCCCCCGGCTTCATCTTCATTAGTTTCAACGATCCTTCGAATCCTCCGCCCGCCGTCACCCTCGATGCGCCGCTCGCCAACGCCGTGGTCAACAAATCCACGACCGTCACCCTCGCTGCCACCGCGAACGATCCCGACGGAATCAAGCGGGTCGACTTCTTCGTCGGCTCCACGCGTGTAGGCTCTGTGACCGCCGCGCCGTATCAGTTCAACTGGAGCAGTGCCACTCCGGGGCGCTACCAGATCGTCGCGAAAGCTTACGACAACCTCAACGCTTCCTCCTACACCCAGCCGATCTTTATCACGGTGCAATAG